DNA from Triticum aestivum cultivar Chinese Spring chromosome 7D, IWGSC CS RefSeq v2.1, whole genome shotgun sequence:
NNNNNNNNNNNNNNNNNNNNNNNNNNNNNNNNNNNNNNNNNNNNNNNNNNNNNNNNNNNNNNNNNNNNNNNNNNNNNNNNNNNNNNNNNNNNNNNNNNNNNTTCTCCAAGTCCTGAAAATATTGCTTTATATGCTCATGTTGATCGCCTCATATCTCattacatactgctccgttttgcgtgcatgatatatcgaaatgttcgcctcgagatgctcttcattttgttccattgtgccatgctcgtttgagttcatcttgacgcccaaatctctggtgcaagagtgctatatgatgtttactgctgttacttatcagaacttggtgaattgttatttttgttgcaattgatgtgtgcatcttatgagtatgagctctacatgtgttttgatctatgccatgccatctttacagaggtgtatgccatgtatttttgtgatctatgtggtgactagcacaagcatgcaaactaggcttcgtgatgtttctgttttcagcgacaggattttgccaagtctttatctgctgttatttttatgccatgtaaacttgatgctacagagagatgcaTGCTTCTTTTGGGAaggttcagtaaggatgttttgtagatatagttgttctctatccatccatgcccctgtttgcaattatggagtgccctagcatgtcttaatcttgccctacttttgctataaaatattcctggcagattgttaacatgatattcaattttgccaaggttgttgtagttgatccatacatgctatgaacttgttcttgccatggttagcatcataaccatggtcagtaagggacttttgttcaatgattttagtagattcatgccatgccttgttttgctatgttaagttcttgtagcatgttgattgcttgctctgaacattgctacctgatgttgtttctgccatgtccagtatttttactaagtctgtgatcctgatatcttttgcactattgccatgcttgtttgaacctgttattgtgtgatctagccgtagcttagtgttcatcttttgtcaaacatctcctgtagattacttccatatgctttgttgctatattggagtgctgtagcatagttgttgcattctaagtgctatcatgttgttaatcgcagaatcgcgtcattcttgttttgcttgccatttgcaaaccgtgcatccgtttccggtgatctttatatcgatttcgaccaaaatcatctcatctttccagtgacatacttggtttgccaagttacttccttgttcattctttttcttccggagcacgcatatgcatcgcataccacatctcgcatatcatgcatgttttgcatcatgttgcttgtgcatttcccttgattgattgtggttccgttgcttgtgttcttgctgtgggtagagccgggagacaagtacgcttaggaggaacctgttgagtacgcttacgaggatcaagctttcgacaactctgagaaccttgcaggcaagatgaccataccctcaaaatcacttctatctttgctttgctagttgttcgttctattgctatgttgtgctacccaccacttgctatatcatgcctcccatattgccatgtcaagcctctaaccatcctttcctagcaaaccgttgtttggctaagttaccgcttttgctcagcccttcttatagcgttgctagttgcaggtgaagttgaagttggttccatgttggaacatggatattttttggaatatcacaatatctcttatttaattaatgcatctatatatttggtaaagggtggaaggctcggccctatgcctggtgttttgttccactcttgtcgccctagtttccgtcataccggtattatgttccttgagtttgcgttccttacgcggttgggtgatttatggaacccccttgacagttcgccttgaataaaactcctccagcaaggcccaaccttggttttaccatttgccacctaagcctttttcccttgggttttcgcgagcccgggggtcatctttatttaaaccccggaccagtgctccttcaagtgctggcccaaactgggcgatgtccggcgccccctgggaaaccagggtctatgccaacccgacgtcttgcccatccggtgtgccctgagaacgagatatgtgcagctcctatcgggatttgtcggcacattcgggtggctttgctggtcttgttttaccattgtcgaaatgtcttgtaaaccgggattccgagactgatcgggtcttcccgggagaaggtttatccttcattgactgtgagagcttataatgggctaagttgggacacccttgtaggttattatctttcgaaagccgtgcccgcggttatgaggcagatgggaatttgttaatgttcggttgtagagaacttgtcacttgacttaactaaaatacatcaaccgtgtgtgtagccgtgatggtctcttttcggcggagtccgggaagtgaacacggtttgagttatgcatgaacgtaagtagtttcaggatcacttcttgatcatttctagcttcgcgaccgttgcgttgcttctcttctcgctctcatttgcgtatgttagccaccatatatgcttagtgcttgctgcagctccacctcattacaccatcctttccgataagcttaaatagtcttgatctcgcgggtgtgagattgctgagtcctcgtgactcacagattctaccaaaacagttgcaggtgccgacgataccagtgcagatgatgcaactgagctcaagtgggagttcgacgaggaacgtggtcgttactatgtttcttttcctgatgatcagtagtggagcccagttgggacgatcggggatctagcatttggggttatcttatttttaatttggatttgaccgtagtcggtctatgtgtggattttggatgatttatgaattatttatgtattgtgtgaagtggcgattgtaagtcaactctcgttatccctttcttgttcattacatgggattgtgtgaagataacccttcttgcgacaataccacaatgcggttatgcctctaagtcgtgcctcgacacgtgggagatatagccgcatcatgggcattaCACAGACCTCCTGAACCATCTTTGCCAGGTTTTCACACGAGGAACCACCCACTTCCATGGCCTTTCTAGAAGACACGAAGAGCTCACTTGCTCTAGCTGCGGCATGTCTCCCTTCCTCTCCGAAGATCAACTCCCTTGCCAACACCTGCACGTCTCCACACACAACCAATCCACCGCCTTCCTTGTCCGCGTCTCCTGTTAGCCAAACTCGGAGCCCCATGTGGATCACGTCCACGACGAACTTGGTGTTGAGCTTCTGCTCGGCCGCCATTGGGAACGCCAGTATTGGCACGCCCATGGTAATGCTCTCCAGCACAGAGTTCCACCCGCAGTGGGTGAAAAATCCTTTGACTGACTTGTGACCTAGCACTCCGAGCTGGTTGATGAAACCTCCCACCACCTTGCCCCTGTCCCCGAACCTGTcattgttagataataacgagataaAACGAGACACGAGAgcacacggatttttacgtggaaacccttgcgagGAAAAACCACGGAACGCACGACGGCGTATCATTATAGATGGAGTCTCATACAAGTGTTGTACTACAGATGGAGTCCTACCGGACTACGTCATGCCAACCGTGCTAGACGTAGCATGACTACAACTCTGTTTCGTGTCCACCCAGAAAGAGAGTTGTTTGCCCCTTTATATAGTACCAGCTAGTCATAGAATAGATGAGAGAGATCCACCAGATTAGCACGTAGAGGGTTTGTCCTCTCGTGTAATGTAATACTCCTCCCAATTATAATGTTACGCCGTCGTGCGTTCCGTGGTTTTTCCTTGCAAGGCgttccacgtaaaaatccgtgtgcTCTCGTGTCTCGTTttatctcgttattatctaacaagtggtatcagagccaagtttcaTCATATACGAGATTTGAGACGAGAGGATtagggttttcaagaggaaagaaggtgtttctcctaatgatgagacaagatataaagcaaggttagttgctaaaggttacagtcagattccaggtattgactataacgaagtcttttctcctgttgtgaagcatagctctattcgcactttactcattattgttgccatgcatgatcttgagcttgaacagttggatgttaaaactgcatttttacatggagaaatagaagaggatatttatatggaacagcctgaaggttttgttattcctggaaaagaaaagcttgtctgtaagttaaagaatctctttatggattgaagcaatcccctagacagtggtacaagagatttgacacctttatgctctctcaaggtttcaaaaggtctaattatgatagttgtgtctATTTGGAAAATGTcaatggttcaactatttatttgctcctttatgttgatgatatgcttattgctgcaaagagtatgtcggATATTactgaactaaagaagcaattgagtaatgaatttgagatgaaggatttgggtgcagcaaggaaaatacttggcatggaaatatccagagatagaccgtctggaaaagtatatctaagtcagaagggatatattgataaagttcttcgtcgttttaatatgcataatgccaagccagtaagtactccattagctgcacacttcaaattatcatcagctttatgtcctaagtcagatgcagatattgagtacatgtctagagttccttATTCGAGTGCgattggttcacttatgtatgccatggtttgttctcatccggatttatcatatgcattgagtgttgttagtagatacatggctaatcctggaaaagagcattggaaagcagttcagtggattttcagatacctgcgtggtacttctaatgcttatttacagtttgggaaaactggagatggacttgttggttttgttgattctgattttgctggtgatttggataagagaagatcgctcacaggttatgtttttaccattggtggttgtgctgtgagttggagagcaactttgcagtctattgtggcttgttccactactgatgtcgagtatatggctatttctgaggcatgcaaagaagctatctggttgagaggtttgtacactgagctttgtggagattcatcttgccctaccatattttctgacagtcaaagtgctatatatcttacaaagaatccaatgtatcatgagagaacaaagcacattgatgtcagatttcattatattcgagatgttgttgctgaaggcgatttgaaggtgtgcaagataagtactcatgataatcctgctgatatgatgacaaagccagttccaaccaataagtttgagctttgctcagcttagttggtatttctcactagtcctatggactttgacgcacaaggtgtttatgctgatttggatggagttattcactttcttcgactactggagggaatttggctcaaggtggagattgttaaattatgatccaaattctaccgtattggactagacgtagtacatacggtgtgggcttttgcgttggtaccgacgcgtacgagtacaactcgttaacttgtcctacaaggactcctatgtgttgcccctcatatatatcccatgtagtcgcacctaagacggtctgtcgtctcgtgcttgtaatactcctcctcatagtgattgcgccttcgtgcgtccgtggttttctcccgcaagggtttccatgtaaaaatccgtgtctctcgtgtctcgtttatttctcgttattatctaacaaaaCCGATCCCCTTGTCGAACCATTTGGACCGGACCACCCATAGGAAGTCTACGCCGGAGTGGTCTAACCCGACGGCGATCTCCTCAAGCTGCGCCCGGCTCAGCTCGGCCTGTGAGCCGAACGCGACGTAGAGGACCGGCCGGTCCATGGCGAGCCTCGAGTCCAGCCAGTCCGAGATCTCACGGTCGTCTTTGCTCTGGACTGCCGGTTTGGGGACCGCAAGACAGAGCGGTCCGATCGGCCACATCTTGATGTCGAACCCCCGGTTCTTGTTCCACAGGTCAATGTAGACCGACTCGAGCTCGCTGAAGGAGTTGGCGATGATGCCCCTGCTGGAGTACATGTTGTTGCAGCTCTCGCACACGAAGTACCAGTGCGGGCCGGCCGGCTCCGGGACGTCGAAGGGCCGGCCGAGGTCGGCCATGGTGATGCAGAGGTCTGGCAAGGCGGGGACCGGGAACGGCTCGGTCGGCGAGCTCAGGAGTGCCTGTGGCTTGTGCGTCATGACCGCCCCGTAGACGTACAAGGTGAAGCCGCCGATGCCGAGGGTGATGAGCAGCGGCATGCCGAGCTTGTCGGCGACGTCCTTGGCCCACACGATGAAGCCGTCGTGGACGAGCATGTCCGGCCTGGGCTCGAGCGCGGTGAGCGCGTCCGCGAACGCAGGGCCGAGCGCCGCCACCACGGAAACGAAGTCGACGAGATGCGTCAAGGACGGGAGCTCGTCCGTGCTCTGCGGGGCGTCCTCAGAGGGGAACGGAAGCTCGACGATGTCAGCGGCGCCGGTGCCGACTAACCCGGCGCGGATGAAGGGCGCGTTGCGTGGGGTGGTGAAGAAGGTGACGGCGGAGGCGACGCGGCTGCCGAGGAGGAGGCACGCGAGGTGTAGGAGTGGCATGGCGTGGCCTTTGGCCATGAAGGGGAGCATGGCCACGTGACGGAGCGGCGTTGGAGCAGCCATGGATAGATAGATGGGGCAGCTGTGCAAGTGTGTGAGTCTCACGCAGTCTCGTACGTCCGCCGTTCTCCGATTATATACTCACTCACACCGCGCCTAAAGCTAAATCTTCGTGTTGAACCCGCGCAAGTTCGCAACTAGTAGGAGGTGAAATTCAGCGGGGCGAATGTATCCCCGTCATATGTAATTGGCGGGCATCGGATGCGAAGGAGACGATCTTCCACCGAGCAAAAAGGCGTGTTTTTATAAAAGTCTAATGATTCCATCTTCAACGACGCAAGCATATCATAGCGTCGGCCTACCTGCTCTCGTCATCGCTACACTCGCAGACTACCTCCTTGGGCATGCAGGTCCGGGGCACGTGGACCGTGTGTTGTTGATCTGCATTAAGATTCGCAAATTGGTCTCTGTGTTTCCTGTATTCGCGTGTATATATCACTACACATATATTTGTATTTGTATCGTAAAGCTAAAATATTAAGGACTGCAATATACATCAACCGTGTGACAGATTGCAAAAGTACCAACCTACTTCCCACCTTGCAATTCCACGTCCTCCCTTCCCTCAAAAAAACCACGTCCTCTTGAACTTCCGCGTCCTTCCTGATTTTCTGGGCTCCTCCCGATCCCCGCACAAAATAGGTAAAAGAAACGGCGACCTCCTACCTTCGATCCCACGTCCACACCATGTTTTTCCTTGGAAAGAGTAAAAAATAAGGCATTGGTGGGGTTTGATTATtccctagcttgttaatccaacatATCAGTTGGCGTGTCTGAATAAGAAAGAGTTGGGCGATGGTTTTAGAAAACCCGAAACTAGCCATGCCCTAAAGAAAGTGAATTCCAATCTACGTGAATCACGAAAGAAGCGAAGCCGATCAAAGAATCGATTATATGCCTTCTCTTTCCATAAGACCGATGGCCTTAGTAACGTAACACACAGAAGGAATAAAAGGCCAAActctattccacattgttttaattgaaggccaaactcgtaactcaaatattttacctctgcgatcatatcgtagaaacttttattttcttgttacgatgattctccacttcactctgaaattctttgaacttttcaaatgtttcagacttctgtttcattaagtagatatacccatatctgctcaaatcatctgtgaaggtcggaaattaatgatacctgctacgagtctcaatattcatcggaccacatacatctgtatgtatgatttccaacaaatctgttgctctctccatagttccggagaacggcgttttagtcatcttgcccatgaggcatggttcgcaagcatcaagtgattcataatcaattgattccaaaaacccatcagtatggagtttcttcacgcgctttactccaatatgacctaaacggcagtgccacaaataagttgcactatcattattaactttgcatcttttagcttcaatattatgaatatgtgcatcactacgatcgagatccaacaaaccaatttcgttggtgtgtatgaccatagaaggttttttattcatgtaaacagaacaacaattgttctcttaacttaaatgaataaacgtattgcaataaacatgatcaaatcatattcatgctcaacgcaaacaccaaataacacttatttagtttcaacaccaatcccgaaagtacagggagtgtgcgatgatgatcatatcaatcttggaactacttccaacaaacatcatcacctcgccttttactagtctttgtttattctgcaactcccgtttcgagttactactcttagcaactgaaccagtatcaaataccgaggggttgctataaacactagtaaagtacacatcaataacatgtatatccaatatacctttgttcactttgccatccttcttatccaccaaatagttggggtagttccgcttccagttgaccagtccctttgtagtagaagcacttagtctcaggcttaggtacagacttaggcttcttcacttgagcagcaacttgcttgccgttcttcttgaagttccccttctatccctttgcctttttcttgaaactagtggtctcgtcaaccatcaacacttgaagtggtctcgtcaaccatcaacacttgatgtttttcttgatttctaccttcgtcgatttcagcttcacgaagagctcgggaattactttcgtcatcccttgcatactatagttcataacgaagttctactaacttggtgatggtgactagagaattctgtcaatcactattttatctggaagataaactcccacttgattcaagcgattgtagtacccagacaatctgagcacatgctcactagttgagcgattctcctccatcttttagctatagaacttattggagacttcatatctctcaactcgggtatttgcttgaaatattaacttcaactcctggaacatctcatatggtccatgacgttcaaaacgtctttgaagtcccgattctaagccgttaagcatggtgcactaaactatcaagtagtcatcatattgagctagccaaacgttcataacgtctgcatctgctcctgcaataagtctgtcacctagcggtgcattaaggacataattcttctgtgcaacaatgaggataatcctcagatcacggatccaatccgcatctttgctactaacatctttcaacataattttctctaggaacatatcaaaataaacatagggaagcaacaacgcgagctattgatctacaacataatttgcaaaatactatcaggactaagttcatgataaatttaagttcaattaatcatattacttaagaactcccacttagatagacaaccctctaatcatctaagtgattgcgtgatccaaagcaactaaaccatgtccgattaacacatgagatggagtagtctcaatggtgaacatcactatgttgatcatatctactatatgattcacgctcgacctttcggtctctgtgttccgaggccatatctgtatatatgctaggctcgtcaagtttaacctgagtattccgcgtgtgcaactgttttgcacctgttgtatttgaacgtagagcctatcacacccgattaacacgtggtgtctcagcacgaagaactttcgcaacggtgcatactcagggagaacactttttgtcttgaaattttagtgagagatcatcttataatgctaccgtcaatcaaagcaagataagatgcataaaggattaacatcacatgcaatcaatataagtgatatgatatggccatcatcatcttgtgcttgtgatcttcatctccgaagcaccgtgctcgtgatctccatctccaaagcaccgtcatgatcaccatcgtcaccggctcgacaccttgatctccatcatagtatcattgtcgtctcgccaacttattgcttttatgactatcgctaccgcttagtgataaagtaaaactattacatggcgattgcatctcatacaataaagcgacaaccatatggctcctaccagttgccgataactcggttacaaaacatgatcatctcatacaacacattatttcacatcatgtcttgaccatatcacatcacaacatgccctgcaaaaacaagttagacgtcctctactttgttgttgcatattttacgtggctgctacgggcttagcaagaaccgttcttacctacgcatcaaaaccacaacgatagttgtggcgtagccacactcggttcaactaaagtgagagagacagacacccgtcggtcacctttaagcaacgagtgctcgcaacggtgaaaccagtctcgcgtaagcgtacgcgtaatgtcggtccaggccgcttcatcttacaataccgctgaaccaaagtatgacatgctggtaagcagtatgacttatatcgcccaaaactcacttgtgttctactcgtgcatagcatcaacgcataaaaccaggctccgataccactgttggggaacgtagtaatttcaaaaaaattcctatgcacacgcaagatcatggtgatgcatagaaatgagaggggagagtgttgtccacgtaccctcgtagaccgacagcggaagcgttatcacaacgcggttcatgtagtcgtacgtcttcacgttccgaccgatcaagtaccgaacgcacggaacctccgagttctacacacgttcagctcgatgacgtccctcgaactccgatccagccaagtgttgagggagagtttcgtcagcacgacggcgtggtgacgatgatgatgttccaccgacgcagggcttcgcctaagctccgcaacggtattatcaaggtgtaatatggtggaggggggcaccgcacacggctaagagatctcaaggatcaattgttgtgtctctggggtgcccccctgcccccatatataaaggagcaagggggaggcagccggccaaggggagaggcgcaccataggggggagtcctactcccaccgggagtaggactcctcctttccttgtgggagtaggagaagggaagggggaaggagaaagaaggaagggtgcgccccccttccctagtccaattcggaccagaccatggggaggggtgcggccaccttttgaggcctttctctcctttcccgtatggcccattaaggcccaatacgaattcccgtaactctcccgtactccgaaaaatacccgaatcactcggaacctttccgaagtccgaatatagtcgtccaatatatcgatttttacgtctcgaccattttgagactcctcgtcatatccccgatctcatccgggactccgaactccttcggtacatcaaaactcaataaaactgtcatcgtaacgttaagcgtgcgaacccttcgggttcgagaactatgtagacatgaccgagacacctctccggtcaataaccaatagcgggacctggatgcccatattggctctcacatattctacgaagatctttatcggtcagaccgcataacaacatacgttgttcctttgtcatcggtatgttacttgcccgagattcgatcgtcggtatctcgatacctagttcaatctcgttaccggcaagtctctttactcgttccgtaatacatcatcccgcaactaactcattagtcacaatgcttgcaaggcttatagtgatgtgcattaccgagtgggcccagagatatctctccgacaatcggagtgacaaatcctaatctcgaaatacgccagcccaacaagtatctttggagacacctgtagagcacctttataatcacccatttacgttgtgacgtttggtagcacacaaagtgttcctccggtaaacgggagttgcataatctcatagtcataggaacatgtataagtcatgaagaaagcaatagcaacatactaaacgatcgagtgctaagctaacggaatgggtcaagtcaatcacgtcattctcctaatgaggtgatcccattaatcaaatgacaactcatgtctatggctaggaaacatgaccatctttgattaacgagctagtcaagtagagg
Protein-coding regions in this window:
- the LOC123164574 gene encoding UDP-glycosyltransferase 90A2-like; the encoded protein is MGKLSIVAGMAPSNPCLDASQTNSALQMQVFKMTLDTKRTNRVASAVTFFTTPRNAPFIRAGLVGTGAADIVELPFPSEDAPQSTDELPSLTHLVDFVSVVAALGPAFADALTALEPRPDMLVHDGFIVWAKDVADKLGMPLLITLGIGGFTLYVYGAVMTHKPQALLSSPTEPFPVPALPDLCITMADLGRPFDVPEPAGPHWYFVCESCNNMYSSRGIIANSFSELESVYIDLWNKNRGFDIKMWPIGPLCLAVPKPAVQSKDDREISDWLDSRLAMDRPVLYVAFGSQAELSRAQLEEIAVGLDHSGVDFLWVVRSKWFDKGIGFVR